A genomic region of Glycine max cultivar Williams 82 chromosome 15, Glycine_max_v4.0, whole genome shotgun sequence contains the following coding sequences:
- the LOC100801765 gene encoding probable receptor-like serine/threonine-protein kinase At5g57670, whose protein sequence is MKYIRSNSLKRLFSFGRHGFGEENDVGLVVFPCEEHPPRPSWKCFSYEELFDATNGFSSENVIGKGGYAEVYKGILNGGEEVAVKRLTRTSRDERKEKEFLLEIGTIGHVRHSNVLPLLGCCIDNGLYLVFELSNVGSVASLIHDEHLPHLDWKTRYKIALGTARGLHYLHKGCKRRIIHRDIKASNILLTADFEPKISDFGLARWLPSQWTHHSIAPIEGTFGHLAPEYYLHGVVDEKTDVFAFGVFLLEVISGRKPVDGSHQSLHSWAKPILNKGEIEKLVDPRLGGAYDVTQFNRVAFAASLCIRASATCRPTMSEVLEVMEEWEMDKGKWEMPEEEEQEEELWGFEDLEYEYDSSFSMSLPDSVGST, encoded by the exons ATGAAGTATATTAGGAGCAACAGCTTGAAGAGGCTCTTTTCGTTTGGGAGACACGGGTTTGGGGAAGAAAACGACGTGGGGTTGGTGGTTTTTCCTTGTGAAGAGCACCCTCCAAGACCCTCTTGGAAATGCTTCTCTTATGAAGAGTTGTTTGATGCCACCAATGGCTTTAGCTCAG AGAATGTGATTGGTAAAGGAGGGTATGCGGAGGTTTATAAGGGAATATTGAATGGTGGTGAGGAAGTTGCGGTGAAGAGGCTCACAAGAACTTCAAGGGATGAGAGAAAGGAGAAGGAGTTTCTGTTAGAGATTGGCACAATTGGTCACGTGCGTCATTCCAACGTGTTGCCTCTTCTGGGGTGTTGCATTGATAATGGACTTTACCTCGTTTTTGAGCTATCCAACGTTGGTTCTGTTGCTTCTCTTATTCATG ATGAGCACTTGCCTCATTTGGATTGGAAAACAAGGTATAAGATAGCTCTTGGGACTGCACGTGGCCTTCACTACTTGCACAAAGGCTGCAAGAGGAGGATCATTCATAGGGACATCAAGGCCTCAAACATTTTGTTGACAGCAGATTTTGAACCGAAG ATATCTGATTTTGGACTAGCAAGGTGGCTTCCATCTCAGTGGACTCACCATTCAATAGCTCCAATAGAAGGGACATTTGG GCATTTAGCACCTGAGTACTACTTGCATGGAGTTGTGGATGAGAAGACTGATGTATTTGCCTTTGGCGTATTCTTGCTTGAAGTCATCTCTGGGAGGAAACCAGTGGATGGGTCTCACCAAAGCTTGCACAGCTGG GCTAAACCAATACTAAACAAAGGGGAGATAGAAAAGCTGGTAGATCCAAGGCTTGGAGGGGCTTATGATGTGACACAGTTTAATAGAGTAGCCTTTGCTGCCTCCCTGTGCATTCGGGCATCTGCAACTTGCAGACCTACCATGAGTGAG GTATTGGAGGTAATGGAGGAGTGGGAGATGGATAAAGGGAAGTGGGAAATGCCAGAGGAAGAAGAGCAAGAGGAGGAATTATGGGGTTTTGAGGATCTAGAATATGAATATGACAGTTCCTTTTCAATGTCACTACCTGACTCTGTGGGAAGTACTTAG
- the LOC100818128 gene encoding putative serine/threonine-protein kinase, which produces MDRFLNEMEREKPIGFTVEQLRIATDNYSLLGLGGSGAVYKGSFSDGTSIAVKVLRGSSEKRIIEQFMAKVATIGKVHHFNLVHLHGFCFESHFRGLVYEYMANDTLEKYLFCKSMFLSFEKHHEIAVGTPRGIAYLHEECQQRIIYYDIKPGNILLDRNFCPKVADFGLAKLCNRDNAHITLTRGTPGFAAPELWMPNFPVTHKCDVYSFGMLLFEIIGRRRNHNINLPESQVWFPMWVWKRFDAEQVRDLITACGIEGQNCEIAERFVRVALSCVQYRLESRPIMSVVVKMLGGSIEVPKPMNPFPHLVDWSSPTHLVQASQINADKSICFDSSVMLTKSVHVITTPILTKYEIYLKKFQ; this is translated from the exons ATGGATAGATTTCTGAATGAGATGGAAAGGGAGAAGCCAATCGGGTTCACTGTTGAGCAGTTAAGGATTGCAACTGATAATTACTCTTTGTTGGGGTTAGGAGGTTCCGGAGCAGTTTATAAAGGAAGTTTTAGTGATGGAACCAGCATAGCTGTGAAGGTTCTACGTGGGAGTTCTGAGAAGAGAATTATTGAGCAGTTTATGGCAAAAGTAGCTACTATTGGTAAAGTTCATCATTTCAATCTAGTTCATCTACATGGATTTTGCTTTGAAAGTCACTTCAGAGGACTGGTTTATGAGTACATGGCGAATGACACACTTGAGAAGTACttgttttgtaaaagcatgtTCTTATCATTTGAAAAGCATCATGAGATTGCAGTTGGCACACCAAGAGGCATCGCTTATTTACATGAAGAGTGCCAACAAAGAATAATCTATTATGACATCAAACCAGGAAATATTCTCTTGGACAGGAACTTCTGTCCTAAAGTTGCTGATTTTGGTTTGGCCAAGCTTTGCAATAGGGACAATGCTCATATAACCCTGACCCGG GGGACTCCTGGTTTTGCTGCACCTGAACTTTGGATGCCTAATTTTCCTGTAACTCACAAGTGTGATGTTTACAGCTTTGGCATGCTGTTATTTGAAATCATTGGCAGGAGAAGAAACCATAACATTAACCTTCCAGAAAGTCAGGTATGGTTTCCAATGTGGGTTTGGAAAAGATTTGATGCTGAACAAGTGAGGGATTTGATAACAGCCTGTGGGATAGAGGGTCAAAATTGCGAGATTGCAGAAAGATTTGTTAGGGTAGCTCTGTCATGTGTTCAGTATAGGCTAGAATCAAGACCTATAATGAGTGTTGTGGTGAAAATGTTGGGAGGTTCTATTGAAGTTCCAAAGCCTATGAACCCATTTCCGCACCTGGTTGATTGGTCTTCCCCCACTCATCTTGTCCAAGCGTCGCAGATCAATGCTGATAAAAGTATTTGTTTCGACTCTTCAGTAATGTTAACCAAATCTGTCCATGTAATTACCACTCCTATTTTGACCAAGTACGAGATCTACCTAAAAAAGTTTCAATGA